Part of the Aciduliprofundum boonei T469 genome is shown below.
TAGCAATTATCACCAGTTATATCGGCGTGGGTTTAGCCCAGCAAAGCAACAGTGTTGAGTATATCAATATGAAAAAGTGGCTGGCATGGAGCTTAACAGTCGTACCACCTCTTTTAGTTTACCTGCTTGGAATTTCAAACTTTACTTATATTCTGGCATTTGCAGGAAGTACCGGGGATCTCACAGCGTTTATAATTCTACCGCTAGCTATGTGGCTCGTAAAATGGTTGAGAAATTACAAAAAGATTAAAATACCTAGCCCAATTGTAAGGAGGTGAGAAATATGATAACTGGATATATATTAATTGCTGTAGCACCTGGAATGGAAGATGCAGTATATGCCCAACTTAAAAAAATACCGGAAATAAAGCAGATTAAATCAGTGTTTGGCGAATACGATATAATAGCTACAATAGATTCAAAGAATATAAAAGAGTTGAGCAAGATCATAGTAAAGAAGATAAGGCCCATTGAAGGTGTTATCACCACGGGTACATTGATAAGCATGGAGTGAAGGATAATTTATTTTAGCATGCGTCCCTATATCTCCTCAATGATTAATTTCCATATCCATAGCACCTGGAGCGATGGCTTATACACCCCTGAAATAATAGTTAGAGAGGCAATAAAGAAAAAAATGGAAAAAATAGCAATTACAGACCACTATGAGACAAAGAAAGTCAACTCTGTACCAAAGAAATATCTAAAAATGTATGTGGAAGATTTGAAAGCTCTTAGAAGGAAGTATGGAGATAAAATAGATATTTACATAGGGATTGAAGTTGATTTTTCACCTCGCACAAATATTGATAATTTACCAAATTTTGAGGAGTTCGATCTTGTTCTATTTGAATATGTTCAAGATTCTCTCTGGGACGGGTACCCGCTCTGGATGCTCCTTGACAAAAGAAAGGAAATTGACGCCTTCGTAATCTTAGCTCACAATGACCTAAATAAAAACTTTGGAGATGCCAATATAGATGCTTTTTTGCGAGTTTTAGAATCTGATAGAATAGGTGTGGAATTGAATACGAGTATGAATTACACAAAACTTGGCACTTACTACTATCGCCTTGCAGAAGATATATTCAAAGAGATGAAAAATTACAAAATCCCGATATCTGTGGGAAGCGATATGCATGAGGATATTGAGAGAGTTGATGATGTTAAAGATGCACTTTCATTCATCCAAGAATTACATCTTGAAGATAACCTAAAATTGTTCTTGAAGGAGGTGAGTGAGAATGAAGGATAGAGTTGCGATTGTTTGTGGTGCAAGCAAGGGCATGGGTAAAGCAATAGCGAAAGAGTTTGCAAAGAATGGAGCCAAGGTTGTCCTCGTGGCCCGTAATGAAGAGAATCTCCTAAAAACTATGCAAGAAATAACAGCAGAAAATGTACAGAGGTTTGATAAGGGAATCACAAATAGGGTCTTGGCCATCCCAGGAGATGTTAGAAACAAGGATGATATTAAAAGAGTGATTAAAGAAACTGTAGATGAATTTGGTGCAATACATATCCTTGTAAATAATGCCGGTGGTCCACCAGCAGGATATTTTGAGGATTTCAAAGATGATGACTGGTACAACGCATTTAACTTAACATTTATGAGTGTAGTTAGATTCATACGCGAGGTTGCACCCTACATGAAAAATCAAAAGTATGGAAGAATAATAAACATAACATCCATGAGCGTGAAACAACCGATAGATAATCTAATTCTTTCTAACACGATGCGCCTTGCTGTGGTTGGCTTAGCAAAGACCCTAGCAACTCAGTGGGCAAAGTATGGAATCACAATAAACAACATAGCTCCTGGACCAATATACACTGAGAGAATTAAAGAATTGTCGTGGAGCATAGCTGAGAAAAAGGGCATTACCTACGAAGAAGCTTTAAAAAGTTGGATTAAGGAAGTCCCTGCAGAGAGATTTGGTGAGCCTGAGGAGGTTGCCTATCTCGCCTCTTTCATAGCTTCCGAGCGTGCTGGTTATATAAACGGAACGACCATTCAAATAGACGGTGGCACAATAAAATTCGTTCTTTAATCTCTCTTTTCTCCAATTTTGAAAATTATTGCTCCAAGAAATGCAATTACAAAGGAAAAGATCATAAGATAACGGTACTGGTTTACAATGCTCATAAACACTCCTCCAAGAATTGGGCCTAAGAATGCACCTATACCTATTGATGAATTCAATAACCCTGTGGCTGTTGCCTTTTCCCTATTTTTAGTAGTCAGGTAATTAAGAGAGCCCACATAGAGGAATGCCCAAGAGGTTGCGAGCATAACCTGAACAGGTATCATCTCCCAAACATTCGTGATTATAGAATACGATAGAAATGTAAGCGCGGATAAAACCAAGCCCCACAAAATCAAACTCGAACTTCTCTTTGTGTCTGCATAATAAAACATGATGAAAAATTGTGCTGTGGAGTTTATTCCCATCGTGGCAGCCTGCCAGAAAGAGTTTCCTCCGATGGATTTAACAAAGAGGGGCCAGTAAGCCCAAATCATCGTAGCTGCAGAGTGCCTGAATATGTAGCCAAGATAAAGGTTCCAGTTTCTTTTTATAACCCCAAGAGGTATCTTGGGCACCTTCTCAACTCTAACTCCAGTATCTTTAATCCCCGAGGATATTGCAAAGGCTATTAAAAAAATCAAAGATGAAAAAATATAAGTTGCTTTGAGTCCAAAAAAGAGGGAAACTATGCCCGCTATGTAAGAGCCCATTGCCCATCCTGCTGCTCCAAACGCCGATAACTTTCCCATCCTCATATTTTCATCATGAGCCAGCGAGATTATCGCTGCTGGAAATATTCCTGCTGCAAATCCAGCGAGCACTCGAAGGAGTAAGAGCGAGTAATAATTCCAGTAAAAATACTGAAAGAGAAATGCGATAGATGCAACGAGAAATCCAGAAATAATGAATATCTTTCTCCCATGCAAATCTGCCAAACGACCAAAAATCATAGAGGATAGAAAATAAGCAAGATTGTAAAATGAGAAAACTAACGCTATCTCCATAGCACTTGCTCCCACACTGGCCGCTAAGGATGGCGTGTAAGTTATAGAGAGCATTAGCGCAGTGTATGTTGCCACCTGTATTGCGTATATCTTCTTCTCCACAGTTGAGCCATGCATTATGGGTTTAATTGCTTTTCCATACAAATTTGCGTTAATTTAATATCCCCTTTCCCATATTACCCAATAAGCGGGTGTAGTCTAGTGGTTAGGACGGAGGCTTCCCAAGCCCCTGACCCGGGTTCAAATCCCGGCACCCGCACTAAGCCCCTTTCTTAGAAAGAAAGGTGCTTTACCCTCAAAGAAACTTTTCAGTGGCAGGTGGTAAAGGAATTCGCTGGTGGTTCCTGATAAACGGCTTTACCCGGAAAGAACTGTGTTTCATCCCAAATTAGCTTTTAATCCAAATATATTTATTGCGGGTTACTATATCCCCAACCATGATATCGCCAAAGGAAGTTCATAAGATTTTAGGAGAGAGGATACTCACAGATGGTTTAGATATGGTTCTGGACATTGAAAAGAGTCACGGTATGTGGCTCTACGATGCGAGGCACAGCAAATACTTTTTAGATTTCTTCGGATTCTTTGCAACCAGTGCTTTGGGAATGAACCATCCAGGGATGTTTGAGCCCGAGTTTTTAAAGAAATTGCAGAGAACGGCCATTAATAAAATCACGAATAGTGATATATACACGGTTGAATACGCCGAGTTTGTGGATACTCTTTCTAAGTACGCCACACCATCTTATTTCAAGTACTTCTTCTTTGTATCAGGTGGAGCTTTAGCGGTGGAGAATGCTCTGAAAACTGCCTTTGACTGGCGTGTGCGTAAAAACATTGCTAATGGAAAAGGAGATAACACACAGAATCTCAAAGTAATTCACCTGAAAGAAGCTTTCCATGGTCGCAGTGGATATACACTTGCCCTGACAAATACATTTGACCCGAACAAAACGAAGTACTTCCCCAAGTTCGAGTGGCCTCGGGTTACAAATCCTAAAATAACATTCCCACTAGAAGGAGAGAACCTTGAAAAGGTTAAAGAACTTGAAAAACAGAGCTTGGAGGAGATACAGAATGCCATAGACAAGTACCAAGATGACATAGCTGCATTTATCATAGAGCCCATTCAGGGAGAAGGTGGAGACAATCATTTCCGTAAAGAGTATTTCCAAGAAGTTCAGGAACTCCTCCACAAGAACGATGTGATGTTCATAGTAGATGAGGTTCAAACTGGTGTTGGTGCCACAGGTAAGTGGTGGGCTCACGAGCATTTTGAGGTGCAGCCAGATATAATGGCCTTCGGCAAGAAAATGAAGGTCTGTGGCATAATGGTAGGACCTAAAGTGGACGAAATAGAGGATAATGTGTTCCATGTGCCAAGCAGGATTAACTCCACCTGGGGTGGAAACATAGTGGACATGGTAAAAGCAAAGAGGATCATAGAAATAATTCACGAGGATAAGCTTGTGGAAAATGCTGCAAAGATGGGCGAGTACATGCTCAAAATGCTTCATGAACTTGAGGAAAAATATCCAGACAAGGTAAGCAATGTTCGCGGCCGCGGCATATTCGATGCCTTTGATCTCGCCACCACAGAGATGCGCGACAAGTTCTTCATAGAATCTTACAAGAATGGTCTACTCGTTCTAAAGAGCGGAGCTCGCGGTATAAGGTTCCGCCCACCTTTGATAATAACAGAGGATGAGATAAACATAGCCCACGAGATTATGGACCGCACTCTCCGCTTCCTCTGATTCTTTTTTCTGATTTTGTTTGGTATGTCTTCTTTCCCTCAGATATCCGCCTAGGATTCTGTAAAGTAGGTTGTTTTTGCTATAAAAATCATTTAGAAGATATCCATGATTAACCCCTATTTTTTCAAGCTGCAGAAATTAGAGAACCAAGCAGGATGTTTGACAATAGGAGAACATGAGATAAGTTCACAAGTTAACGGGGTGAGTGGACCGGGCGGGACTCGAACCCGCGGCCTCCACATTGCGAATGTGGCGATCTACCGGGCTGATCTACCGGCCCTTGTGGTGGCAATTCGCAGAGATTATAAAAATATTGCGTCTCTCAAAAATCTTTATATATTCTTTTTCATTTCGCTGCTTGCTGCCCCGGTAGTGTAGCGGCCTATCATGCGGGCCTGTCGTAGCCCCTTTCTTAGAAAGAAAGCGGCTTTACCCGGAAAGAAAGGGGTTATAGATAGCCCGCGACCCGGGTTCAAATCCCGGCCGGGGCGCTATAAACAATTCTGAAGATTTCTCATGGAAAACTTTGAAATACCAACTTTTCTATAGATAAACAATGCAAAAGATGCTAAAATGTCCAAAATGTGGCTATGAATTCAAAGCACCAAGAATGGACAAAAAGGATTTTGGATATGGCTGGACATTTCCTTATATGGGTGTTATTGAATGCCCCAGGTGCCATTATCGAGCTCCTCGCAAAGAGTTTGAAAATATTTAGGGCACTAACCTCGTT
Proteins encoded:
- a CDS encoding Lrp/AsnC family transcriptional regulator; the protein is MITGYILIAVAPGMEDAVYAQLKKIPEIKQIKSVFGEYDIIATIDSKNIKELSKIIVKKIRPIEGVITTGTLISME
- a CDS encoding CpsB/CapC family capsule biosynthesis tyrosine phosphatase, which produces MINFHIHSTWSDGLYTPEIIVREAIKKKMEKIAITDHYETKKVNSVPKKYLKMYVEDLKALRRKYGDKIDIYIGIEVDFSPRTNIDNLPNFEEFDLVLFEYVQDSLWDGYPLWMLLDKRKEIDAFVILAHNDLNKNFGDANIDAFLRVLESDRIGVELNTSMNYTKLGTYYYRLAEDIFKEMKNYKIPISVGSDMHEDIERVDDVKDALSFIQELHLEDNLKLFLKEVSENEG
- a CDS encoding SDR family oxidoreductase codes for the protein MKDRVAIVCGASKGMGKAIAKEFAKNGAKVVLVARNEENLLKTMQEITAENVQRFDKGITNRVLAIPGDVRNKDDIKRVIKETVDEFGAIHILVNNAGGPPAGYFEDFKDDDWYNAFNLTFMSVVRFIREVAPYMKNQKYGRIINITSMSVKQPIDNLILSNTMRLAVVGLAKTLATQWAKYGITINNIAPGPIYTERIKELSWSIAEKKGITYEEALKSWIKEVPAERFGEPEEVAYLASFIASERAGYINGTTIQIDGGTIKFVL
- a CDS encoding MFS transporter, with protein sequence MEKKIYAIQVATYTALMLSITYTPSLAASVGASAMEIALVFSFYNLAYFLSSMIFGRLADLHGRKIFIISGFLVASIAFLFQYFYWNYYSLLLLRVLAGFAAGIFPAAIISLAHDENMRMGKLSAFGAAGWAMGSYIAGIVSLFFGLKATYIFSSLIFLIAFAISSGIKDTGVRVEKVPKIPLGVIKRNWNLYLGYIFRHSAATMIWAYWPLFVKSIGGNSFWQAATMGINSTAQFFIMFYYADTKRSSSLILWGLVLSALTFLSYSIITNVWEMIPVQVMLATSWAFLYVGSLNYLTTKNREKATATGLLNSSIGIGAFLGPILGGVFMSIVNQYRYLMIFSFVIAFLGAIIFKIGEKRD
- the lat gene encoding L-lysine 6-transaminase codes for the protein MISPKEVHKILGERILTDGLDMVLDIEKSHGMWLYDARHSKYFLDFFGFFATSALGMNHPGMFEPEFLKKLQRTAINKITNSDIYTVEYAEFVDTLSKYATPSYFKYFFFVSGGALAVENALKTAFDWRVRKNIANGKGDNTQNLKVIHLKEAFHGRSGYTLALTNTFDPNKTKYFPKFEWPRVTNPKITFPLEGENLEKVKELEKQSLEEIQNAIDKYQDDIAAFIIEPIQGEGGDNHFRKEYFQEVQELLHKNDVMFIVDEVQTGVGATGKWWAHEHFEVQPDIMAFGKKMKVCGIMVGPKVDEIEDNVFHVPSRINSTWGGNIVDMVKAKRIIEIIHEDKLVENAAKMGEYMLKMLHELEEKYPDKVSNVRGRGIFDAFDLATTEMRDKFFIESYKNGLLVLKSGARGIRFRPPLIITEDEINIAHEIMDRTLRFL